From Punica granatum isolate Tunisia-2019 chromosome 1, ASM765513v2, whole genome shotgun sequence:
ATTGCTATGAATATGCCTGCACAAATATGGCCTCTTGAGTGATAGATCAAAACAATCATAGTGATAGATGAAATCAATTATAGAAATGCtaattatatgattttttttggggttaTAAGAGAGGTTAAtgcctagtacaatgaaagagaaatcgtaaataactaataaaagggTACGGGTAGTCCTACTGGGTATTGAACCTGCGACCTTTAAGTCAATATGCGAGGGCGTGCGCCATTGcgctacaccctcttttgatCTAATTATATGATTATGATTTTGAAAGGGATGTCATGGacctaatacaataaaataaaaatcctaatagATAATAAATGAATCATGAATAGTCTCATCACAAGAACTGAACCTGCAACCTTTTAGTTGACAGGCGAGGATGTGCGTTGCGTCCCGTTTCTCTTATAAAGTGTTTTTAAGTTACCTATAGTAAACATAGAAGTGCCTGTTCCGGCTCTTGATAGTATCAAAACACAGCCTTCAATGATGCTTGGCATCTTAAACTTCAACCTGCCAAAACCATACACGTACAACCGAAACCTAATGTATTCATAAACATATACattcatacacacacacacacacacacacacatatatatatatgtagatagtAGAGAGACAGGGAGAATTAGCATTTTGAACCTTTGAGCCGCTACAGCCCAGGCAATGCCAAGAACACAAGAGCACACGGTAGGATTAAAGGCCAATTTCATCCCCACAACTTTCGTCAAAGACCACAAGCTTGATCGTCTTGTACTACATGTACTAGTAATGCTCCTAGTTGTGTCATCGTGACTCGCACTTCCCTCTGTGCCTTTTTCCTTCTCGTCGAGACTAGTCACACTTTCTACTGGTTTCATGTCAGGGTTACTCGACAGATCCATCCTCGACTTCCGGAACTCAAGAAAGCACAACAGGATCGGGAACCATATAACAGACTGCACTACGCATAGCTGAACGATGAGGTCCACACCCGTCTGCCCGTACATCGAGCTCACAACCGGTATCCCCACTATGAGGAGGTTAGTCAATGTGCACAAGGAGAATGCGGTTATGCACCAGTTATAGTCCGCCTTGGCGCTGAACTTAGCCCAGATTGCAATCGCCAGCACGGTTAAAAGCTTCGAGACGGCATCTGCCCCCAGGCATAGGTAGTTCATCTCGAACAGATTAGCATGGCGTGCGGTGAACTCGAAGCAGAAGAGCGGGACGATGAAGTAGCAAACAAAGCGGTTTATGCCGTCGCACTGCTCAGGCGTGAACATGTGCCACCACTTCACCGAGCCGTACCCCAGCATCAGCGCCAGGTACAAGGGGACCATCGCAACAACCACCTTGTATATGTCTTCCCATCCGATCATATTGTTTCCAAGGTTGGTTGATCAGTATGGAGAGACTGAAATGTGGTCCTTACAAGCTAAGAGCACGTTATTAGCTAGATATGAGTCCAAGATACATGTGTATAGCTAGCTGCTATATATACAAGGGCTGGAGGAGATTATTTAATAGAAATGAATTTAATTATGGCTTTCATAAAAGAGAAACTACCATGAGGAAGAGATCTTGGTGCAATGATACAAGATGTTGACTCGGAATCGAAAGGTCTTGAATTCGATTGTATCCCTTTATTtcgtattattttttatttttgtattagaTCTCTCTAATGACCGAAAACAAAAGGTAGTGGAAGCAGCATAGCTGCTCTGGTGTTGGTGGTGGAGGGATTAAATTCTATGCCCATAATCAATTTCTGCAGGATGCTGCATGTCCAGTGGgtgtatatataaactatattacatatatacatatctgtATTGTGTAATATTAATTACATTTGTCTTAATTTCTATTGAGAATACTTGTCTAATTTTCGGACTGATGGTGCTTGTTTGTTCCATGGAAAAAGCATTATTGGATCGTCCAAACGAATAAAGATTACAGACACATGTTATTATAGACAGGGACATACATAAAATTCCATCGACATTGGAATAATGTGCAATTCATTCTGATTTAAGACACGTTATTATAATCGGACATACAAAAAGTTCGATAGGCATCAGATAAATTAATGTGCATTTATTCTAATTTATGGACCGTACGTACGGGAGTAGATGGTATGGAGGAATCCGAATGAGCAAGTTAGTCATTTCACCACTGgtatattttcttctttttggtgGAACCATGGCATATCTTAAGCGGTCTATAGATTAAAACTAGTTTTTGTTATTGAATTTGGACCCATCCACGTAGGGCTCTTATATAAGTTGTATACCCTGAACACTGGGTGTTCAATTTGCATTGAATCACATTCGCGTGGTTCATTCCtagtatatttttattggttAATAAGACTATAAGACTATCTCCAATAGATTTCTTATTTTGGAGTCTCTAAATTGTGGCCCACGTTGTTATATCGGTGCCATATCAAATAGAGGcaaattctaaataaataaaaaaccaCAAACTCCAATGGATCTCTTTTGGTGTATCTTATCCGGACCCACATATACATTAGATTGATTaaattactattatatataattaatatatattaataatagttataattagaaaaataatattcaatTCTCCATCTCCCTCTCCTGCCATCGACACAACTCCAAACATAGACCATCCTTCATGTCTGTCTTCTTCCTCCATATCCTTCCTCTTTGTGTCTTCTTCGGGAACATGGATTGAGCAGAAAAATTACTTGAGTGATACAAAACTTTTTAAGTTTTAATGCGGAcggaataattattttttgtacaTAATTTGGTACAAAAcgtatcaaattgtttcaatcaaatccaatccgtcaatttttgttgACACCGTGAAGGCTTTCTGACGTGATAAGTCGTATCCACATAAGCTAAAATCTTTTAGCATGATATAACAAATGGgtacaaaattttattaagatataataaattggtacaaaattttattaagataTAACAAATGAGTATAAAActtttattaagatgtaatGAAATGGTACAAATAGCGGAACAAAGGAAACAATGTTAAAGTAAGTTAACCTGCTTTAAAGTAActtcaacaacacaatatgGATTGCTTTCCCTTTTCACATcaacattttaaattttaaaataatagtaGGATCATTAGCGAATGTTAAGAATTAGATTCAGCCTAAAAATAAGTGTAgaacttaaaaaaatttgaggactaaaatcaattttttctcTTACTATGACTTCATTATATATAACTTCATTATAATTCCtgaaattattcaattttttttttatgttttaagagacgtaaaatatagaaaaagatAACTGAGGCATGATAACACCCAaacatagatttttttttgttaattgcaccaatggtccaaaaagtttcataagGATTACacgttggtccaaaaagttttttttgtaacttattgttacattaagtttcaaaaccgtttcaatgtAGTGCATTCCGTCATCTCTTGCTTGACGCCATTAGTTCGATGCTGACGTGGCTTATTACGGATCACtgtcctctctttctctctcaattaaaaaaatattttctctcttATACGTCTGTCCACTCTCTCtgttctctctcctctttctctctctctctctctcacgtcCTCACTCTCTTCTCCCCACCCAGATCTCTCTATCCACTCATTCCTCATTCTCTCTATTCTCTCCCTACCTATAGCCCATGAGGAATGAGGAAGGAAGAttgaggaaggagaagagaagCAGCGACGTTGCTTCATTCCAACTCCCGCCAGCAAGCAACTCATCGTCATCCCATCACCGCACCGATACCTCCTCATTCCTATCTCTTGTACTTGCTGGCCCTCGCACAAGATCAGATCTATTGCCCCGACCTCCTCTGTCTCAGCTTTCTCCACTTGGAACCCAAGCTCAAGACCAAAGTACCGCCGTGAGTTTCTACAGTTCTGCCGCTGCAGGTTCTTGGGCTTCTCTATGGTCTGGAACCAACCCGAGCTCAAGCACGCATCTCGTCATTGCCCCACCTCATCTTCATCCCAAGCTCATGATCTCAGTCCCGCTCTTCTGCCTAATCTCTTGCCCTTTCTCGCTCCTTTCTGTCATCAGCTGTCACAATTTGTGTCTAATTTGATCTTACCGTGAACCCTTAagttacttaaaaaaatattttacacaATCATGTAACTTTTATagaatattttatatcattaagttacaatttcaaaagagtttgcaccatcatgtaacgttctACAAAAAACAGCTAATAGTTTGAAAAATTGAGCTCGGCCACGTCAGAAAGGTGCTGACACGTAATGAGTCATGTCAACGttggcttgacggcgtcaatcgCGAGATAACGGtatgtactatactgaaacaacttggaaagatTGTGTACCattaagtagcaaaaaaactatttgtaccatattgtaacatttgtaaaactttttggaccactgGTGCAATTTATcctaattataaaaaaaatgatattattaGTTGAATTGCCTGCAATTCTAAGTAAAATTATTTGGAGggtattttaaataatatatattaaaattagtaaataattttaaaaaggtgAGTGCATAACtaagtattttatttaaaatacttTTTCGAATGGGGAAAACAATCCATATTGTGCTGCTTTAAAGCAGATTAACTTACTTCAACATTGTCCCCTTTGCTCCGCTATTTATATCATTTCGTtacattttaataaatattttgtacctATTCGAtacattttaataaaattttgtaccaatttgttatattttaataaagttTTATACCAATTTGTTATATCATGCTAAAAGATTTGAGCTTGCGGGGATACGACTTGCCACGTTACGTACCACGTCAGAAAATCTTCACGGCGTCGGCGAAAATTGACGAATTGAATttgattgaaacaatttgatacattttgtactaaattattccaaaaaaaaaagattttgtaccGTCGGCGTTACAATTTAAAAGATTTTgtattactcaagtaatttTTCCAAAGAGGGAGTGGAGGTTCACGGGGGAGTGGGTTCACGGCAGCTTGCGAGAGGACGCCGTGAGTTTCGCCGCATAGCTCCTCCATTCTTAGCTTCTGTCTGATTCGTTTAGTTCCGTGGGGCAGGGGGGTTCGTCATGGGAGCTCAGTCCAATTTCTTCTCTAAATCGAGGGCCCTATGGCTAATTCCGAAAACACTAACTAcccaaatcaaatcaaacccagaatcccattttccttcctcctcctcctcctttcaTTCTCGCTTAGACTACTGGGGATGGGAGCTCTGAAGTTGGGCGTCAATGGCGGGACTGCTGCAAAGCAGAGGATGGCAAcggaaggaagagagagagagaggagggcaacgacaatattaaaaaaaaaactaaataaaaaaattaaaggggGCATTATCTCAaggattcggcctagtgattaaTGTACACTCAAATTTATATCGAGACTTGAGTTCGAATCTTCTTGGGGCCACCAAAGCACTTTCGGAGTAATTATCCGCTCCGTGCGCCGCCGGGGGTTTACGGAGCCCGGGGATTAATCGGGCGAAGTCCGAACATGTCgaattagtaaaaaaaaaaaatgcattcagaagcatgaaaatatcagtggaaattttttcaaattgctTTCATTATGGTTTGAGGAACAATTTGACTTAGTGGGAACTGGGAATCGGAATTAATGGGGAAAAACAGATTGGGGAATTCTCATCACTTCCTGATGAAATTCTCTTTGTCTCTGGGCACATGATATAACTTGTCCTTATAAGAATCGAGAAATATCAGCGACAGTGAAGGACTCGTTAGCAAGtctttattttattcagtTAGAAaagagacatatatatatatatatatgtgtgtattagtgtagtataaaaaaatagaatgaaaagttaaataaaCAGACGCAGATAATTTCAcgataaaatttttaatttaaaatatcttaattatcatgcGAGAACGTGTATTACTGCGTCTTTTGCTCATCAGCAAGTCTCTTTATATTGATAATAGAACGCGTTCATAAAGAAGATATTCTTGCCTCCAATTAGAGGACAAAAAATTATGCTTGAAAGGGGACACTAGTGCATACGACTCATTGATACGGGATGTGTcgagatatatataaacaaattaacGGAGCATTCTAGGAGGGTTGCCATCATATGAGAATCTGGTATAATTGTATCGACACATCTTATAGATTTTGGACCGATACAAAGATCATATTTGTTAGGGATCATAAAATTAACCCGCTCGTTCAGTTTGACGTACTATTTTGGGTCCATCTTGATATATCCAAATTGGTAATTAAATCCTAGAAATGATATTTCTCTACTTATATCTCTTGTACATTAATTATATCGTTGATACTTgatatatttctaaaatattctATCAATATTTTTATGAGATATTATACtatctttaattatatatttggcAAGTATATCTACTTGTTGTATGCAACTGAATATTTGATACTGATTATGATATTCTATTAGAGATTTgctataatttctataaatacATCTTCATGTATTCTTAAATTTAAGTTcaattcattacttttctatacACATTCTCATTTAAATATTGGAGTAAGAGATCGAGACCCATCTCAATCCGCCCTTTTTATAGGTTGCTTGTGGAAGTTCGAGGCTTGTGATCTCGTGGCTTGCATGTGATCAAGACTCGTTTTTCACGACTCCAACAATATTATTGTTGACGCGGCAACAACACGAGCACGGGAGTTTTAGTGTCGTTTTACAATGAGCCTCCTCGTACGTGAAGTGTTTCCTAgaatttttgtttattatgGCACAACCGTTTGCGAAGGCTACCATTAAACGAAAGTAATCCAGCATTGCCCAACCTTTTTGCTCTCTTCTTCTTAATTATACTTTTGCATTAATCAAATTCACTCCTTAATTAGATGACAAGATGTTCTCAGTCTATTAATTGAGCTTAATCTTTATATATCCAAATATTGGCTTGAACTGTCCACGATATATGCTGTCAAAATTTAAGTATAA
This genomic window contains:
- the LOC116196528 gene encoding auxin efflux carrier component 5 yields the protein MIGWEDIYKVVVAMVPLYLALMLGYGSVKWWHMFTPEQCDGINRFVCYFIVPLFCFEFTARHANLFEMNYLCLGADAVSKLLTVLAIAIWAKFSAKADYNWCITAFSLCTLTNLLIVGIPVVSSMYGQTGVDLIVQLCVVQSVIWFPILLCFLEFRKSRMDLSSNPDMKPVESVTSLDEKEKGTEGSASHDDTTRSITSTCSTRRSSLWSLTKVVGMKLAFNPTVCSCVLGIAWAVAAQRLKFKMPSIIEGCVLILSRAGTGTSMFTIGIFIAMQRKIIACGTGQSVLAMVLRFIVGPALATVASLAVGLHGNVLRIAIIQAALPQSITTFIFANEYGLHANVLSVAVVFGTLLSLPVLVTYYAVLEVI